A region of Emys orbicularis isolate rEmyOrb1 chromosome 20, rEmyOrb1.hap1, whole genome shotgun sequence DNA encodes the following proteins:
- the SYT11 gene encoding synaptotagmin-11, with the protein MAEIASVRPGLDVPPIVAGLIGATVLVVSVSVTVFVWTCCHQQAEKKHKTPPYKFIHMLKGISIYPETLSNKKKIIRIRRDKNGTVKETGRGNLLVDAAEAGLVGSEKAPNGMNAAPCIDQLPIKVDYGDELSPDQSITPGGSKISSPSSPEEDVLLGTLTFSVDYNFPKKALVVTIQEAHGLPVMDEQTQGSDPYIKMTILPDKRHRVKTRVLRKTLDPVFDETFTFYGIPYSQLQDLVLHFLVLSFDRFSRDDVIGEVMVPLAGVDPSTGKVQLTREIIKRNIQKCISRGELQVSLSYQPVAQRMTVVVLKARHLPKMDITGLSADPYVKVNVYYGRKRIAKKKTHVKKCTLNPIFNESFIYDIPVDLLPDISIEFLVIDFDRTTKNEVVGRLILGAHSITTGGVEHWREVCENPRKQIAKWHSLSEY; encoded by the exons ATGGCTGAGATCGCCAGTGTCCGTCCCGGCTTAG ATGTGCCTCCGATTGTGGCAGGACTTATTGGTGCCACGGTCCTTGTGGTGTCTGTCTCAGTAACAGTGTTTGTGTGGACATGCTGCCACCAGCAAGCAGAAAAAAAGCACAAAACCCCCCCTTACAAATTCATTCACATGCTGAAAGGCATTAGTATCTATCCGGAGACCTTGAGTAACAAGAAGAAGATTATCCGGATCCGCAGAGACAAGAACGGCACTGTCAAAGAGACTGGAAGAGGAAACCTTTTGGTAGATGCGGCAGAAGCTGGTTTAGTGGGCTCCGAGAAGGCACCAAATGGGATGAATGCAGCCCCTTGTATTGACCAGCTCCCAATAAAAGTGGATTACGGAGATGAACTAAGTCCAGACCAAAGCATCACTCCAGGTGGGAGCAAAATCTCCTCCCCATCTTCCCCAGAAGAGGATGTCCTGCTGGGAACATTGACTTTCTCAGTGGACTACAATTTCCCCAAGAAAGCATTAGTGGTGACCATTCAAGAAGCCCATGGGCTGCCAGTGATGGATGAGCAGACTCAGGGCTCTGACCCCTACATCAAGATGACAATTCTTCCAGACAAAAGGCATCGAGTGAAGACTCGTGTGTTGCGCAAGACCCTGGACCCTGTGTTTGATGAGACCTTTACCTTCTATGGGATCCCCTACAGCCAGCTCCAGGATTTGGTGCTTCACTTCCTGGTATTGAGCTTTGATCGCTTCTCTCGAGATGATGTGATTGGAGAAGTCATGGTGCCCCTCGCTGGAGTGGATCCAAGCACTGGAAAGGTCCAGCTCACCCGGGAGATCATCAAAAGGAACATACAA AAATGCATTAGCAGAGGAGAGCTGCAAGTCTCACTGTCTTACCAGCCTGTTGCGCAGAGAATGACTGTTGTGGTGCTGAAAGCTAGACATTTGCCGAAAATGGATATCACTGGCCTCTCAG cAGACCCCTACGTTAAGGTGAACGTTTATTATGGCAGAAAACGCATAGCAAAAAAGAAGACCCATGTGAAGAAGTGCACTTTGAATCCCATCTTCAATGAATCCTTCATTTATGATATCCCTGTGGATCTCCTTCCTGACATCAGCATTGAATTTCTAGTCATCGACTTCGACCGCACCACAAAAAATGAGGTGGTAGGTCGGCTGATTTTGGGAGCACACAGCATCACCACTGGTGGCGTGGAACACTGGCGAGAGGTGTGCGAGAACCCCCGAAAGCAGATTGCCAAATGGCACAGCCTGAGCGAATACTAG